GACACTCTTCGATGAAGGTCGCTTTGAACTCGATGAGCCCGTTCAGAAGTATCTGCCGAAGTTTCGCGGGGCAGGGCGAGAGAAAATCACTGTTCGTCAACTTATGACACACGTATCCGGACTGCCGGACCAACTTCCTGAGAATGCGAAGTTGCGAGCCGCCCATTCGCCGCTCTCTGCGTTCGTTTCCGCCGCAATCGAAACACCGCTCCTCTTTGAACCGGGCACGAAATACAGTTATTCCAGCATGGCAATTCTGCTCGCGACGGAAATCGCCCAACGAGTCAGCGGAAAGTCCATTGCAGAACTCACACAAGAGCGAATCTATCAACCGTTGCGGATGTCACGTTCGGCGATGGGGCTGGGGGAATTCAAGTTGTCGGATGTTGTGATGAACCAAGTCGACCGGGCCGCGCCCGAATCCGGCGCAGGGGATCCGACCACGAAATCCTGGGATTGGAATAGCCTCTATTGGCGAAAAATGGGGGCACCGTGGGGAGCGGCACACGGATCGGCCGAAGATGTCGCCAAGTTCCTACATGAGTTTCTCCATCCAACGGGCAAGATTCTCAAACCGGAAACCATTACCCTGATGACCTCAAACCAGAACCCTGGGAAACTGCGTCCGCGTGGTCTCGGTTTTGATCTCGGTCGGATTGGCAAGACGCCTCACCTCAGCCCGAAAACCTTTGGTCACACCGGTTCAACCGGAACAATTTGCTGGGCCGATCCGACTACGGACTCCATTTGCGTTGTGCTGACCACGCTTCCTCACCGCGCCGTTTCACCACATCCGCGGGACATTGTCTCGTCACAGATTGCCAAAACGATCCACGCGTAATTCCTTTGCCGATCGAATCCTGCACGTCGGCAAACACGACCAAGGACACGAACCGCGGGCAGTCGGCATCGCTGCCCGCAACGTTTCGACTTGGAACAACATTGGTCGATATGATATCATCGACACCATAATCCCGCCCCCACATTGCTTGCCTCGGAACCGCGATGAGATTGATCCCGCTTCTGCGTTGGCTGTTCCCTTTGGTGTTGCCGCTGTTCATCTCAGCCCAACTTCAAGCCGAGGACACCGTCGATAAATCGAAGCAACTCGAAACCGAGTTCCGTCAGACTGTCAAACCGTTTCTAGAATCGTTTTGCTTGGACTGTCATGGCGAAGTCGATCCCGAAGCGAAGCTGGATTTATCCGGCTATGACTCGCTCGCCGACGTGACGAAATCTCACCAAACTTGGAAAGAGATTCTCGATCGTGTGACAGCGAACGAAATGCCGCCTGAGGAATTCTCACCGCAACCCACGAATGCCCAGCGGGAATCCATCACCAAGTGGGTTCGCAGTGTCCGTGAGCATGAATCCACACGAAACGCGGGCGATCCCGGTCCCGTGCTTGTGCGTCGGCTGAACAATGCGGAATACAATTACACCATCCGGGATTTGACGGGTGTCGACGTTCGTCCGACTCAGACTTTCCCCGTCGATCCTGCCAATGAAGCTGGCTTCGACAACTCCGGTGAGTCGCTGACGATGTCGCCGGCTTTGATGGGGAAGTACCTCGAAGCCGCACGCATGGTGGCCGAACACATGGTGCTAACGCCGAGCGATTTCCGGCTTGCTTCTCATCCAGTCGTTACCGAAACCGACCGCGATAAATATTGCGTGAATCGCATTGTCGACTTCTACGCGAACCAACCCACGAATTTGGCCGACTACTTCTTTGTCTGTTGGCAGAACTCGGTCGATGCACAAAAGACCGAACTCATCGAATTGGCAAAACAGTCGGAATTGAGCGTTCGGTACACCCAATTGGTTTGGAAGACTTTGCACGCCGAACCTGCTTTCGGTCCGCTTCGTGTGTTGCAGGAAAGATTTCACCGCATCCCGGCGGATGCTACGCCGAAAGTCGCTCGCCGTCATTGCGATAGAATGCGTGACTACGTGCAGAACATCCGCCCGAAGTTATCCAAGACATTCGAGAACTTGAAGATTGCCGATGTCCACAAAGGATCACAATCACTAGTTCTGTGGAAGAACGAACAATATGCCGCGAATCGGCGACGCTTCGATCCCGAACAACTCATTCCACCGGATCGCGAAAAACCCAAGGGAACTCCACCAGAGTTGGTACTCCCCGAAGACGCCGACAAGCATCAACAATTCATCGCGTCCGTGGAGGAATTTTGTTCGGTATTTCCGGATGCTTTCTACATCTCCGAACGAGGCCGCGACTATTTGGGTGTGCCCAAGGAGAAGCAGGAAAAGGGTCGTTTGCTGAGTGCGGGCTTCCACAGCATGATGGGATACTTTCGCGATGATGCTCCGTTGTGCGAGTTGATTCTCGACGAACATCAACACGCGGAACTCGATCGACTTTGGCAGGAACTCGACTTCATCACCTTCGCCCCGCGACGACAATACCTGGGGTTTCTTTGGTTTGAACGCACCGACTCCCGGTTCATGCGTGATCCGGAATTCGATTTTGCTCGTGCCGAGAACAAGAACGCCGCATCGACGGAGATGATCGAATCGCTTTCGAAATTGTACCTCGCGAAAGCGGGAAAACCGGGCGGCGATCCAGTTGCTCTGAAGGCAATCGCCGACTATTTCCGGAATATCGACCGCCAAATCCAATGGGTTGAAACCACCCGCGAAACTGCTGAACCCGCACATCGCAAAACGCTTCTCGAATTTGCCGCAGATGCCTGGCGACGGGAACTCACACCCGCTGAGAAGGAGCAGATCGTCGCGTTCTACGAAACACTTCGAGAGACCGACGGACTCGACCACGTGAATGCCATGCGGGATAGCGTGGTGTCGATTTTGATGTCGCCTCACTTCCTCTATCGAACGGATCTCATCAGCATCGGTGAAGGCCATCGAGAACTGACGAACTTTGAACTGGCGAACCGTTTGAGTTTCTTCTTGTGGTCTTCCGCACCTGATGAGGAGTTGCGGTCGTCGTCCAGAAATCTGAATGACGCCCCCACACTCCGTTGGCAATTTCGCCGGATGCTCCAAGACGAACGAATCGCCGGTTTGTCGACGGAGTTCATGACGAACTGGCTCGACATTCGCCGATTCGAGGAACACAACAGCGTCGATCGAAATCGCTTTCCACAGTTTACTGACGAACTTCGGCAAGCAATGTTCGAAGAGCCGGTTTATTTCTTTACCGATCTTTTGAACAATGATGGCTCGATCTTGGAGTTGCTCAATGCTCGGCATACGTTCGTGAACCCGGTGCTTGCCAAACATTACGGCATGACGAAAAACATGTCGGCTTCCGCTCCGAGTTGGCAACGTATTGATCAGGCAGACGCCTACGGTCGGGGTGGGTTGTTGGGCATGTCGGTGTTTCTCACAAAGAATTCACCGGGGTTGCGGACCAGTCCGGTCAAACGTGGCTACTGGGTCGCACGCCGACTATTGGGCGAGAATATTCCTCCGCCGCCTCCGAACGTTCCTGATCTCCCGGAAGACGAAACGAAACTCGGCGAACTCTCGTTGCGGGACGTGTTAGCTCGTCATCGCGACCACGAAAGTTGTGCCGGTTGTCACAAGCGATTCGATTCACTCGGGCTGGCCTTCGAAGGTTTCGGTCCGATCGGTGAGAAACGGGAAATTGATCTCGGTGGTCGTCCCGTAGAGACATCCGGTGAATTCCCAGGCGGCGTGAACGGAACAGGACTCGACGGCGTGCGAGACTACATCACACAACACCGCCAAGCAGAATTCGTCGACAATTTCTGTCGAAAACTTCTTGCATACGCACTGGGTCGTCAGCTTCTCCTCACCGATGAACCGCTACTTGCGGACATGAAGCAACGACTCCATGCAAACGACTATCGGATCAGCAGTATCATCGAAGCCATTGTCACCAGTCAGCAGTTCCGAACCAAACGCGGCCGCCAATACTTTTTGAAGGACGATTGAGATGAGTCAGAAGTCCCACCGCTCAAACGCACTTTCCCGCCGAACCGTCCTCAAAGGAACCGGCGTTGCGATGGCTTTGCCTTGGCTGGAATCCATTCCCGTCTGGGGAGCTTCGGAATCGGCATCCGCTGGCAGCAATCCATTTCCAAAACGATTTGCCGCGTTGTTCATGGCATGCGGAATCAACGGCCAACACTGGTGGGCCAAGGGCGACGGCGACGACATGGAGTTGGGCAAGACGCTCACACCGCTGGAACCATTCAAACAAAAGCTGAATGTGATTTCCGGTCTGTTCAACAAAAACGCGACCGGCGTGGGAATTCACCCCGGACAGACCGGCAACATTCTCTCGGGTGCCTCATTGCAGAAGGGGGCAGAACTCCGTGGCGGCATCAGTGTGGACCAGTTTCTTGCCAATCACATCGGCCATGAAACGGTCCAATCGAGCTTGGTGCTTGGATGCGAACAACCAGTGACGGGGTATCACGAAACCAATTTTTCGATGGCGTACAGTTCGCACATTTCGTGGCAGAACGCGACCTCACCGGTTCCGATGGAAGTCTACCCGTCGCTGGCTTTCGATAGTCTCGTCGAGAATCGTGGACTCAAACGAAACCAAAGCGTTCTCGATCGCATTCAAGAGCAAGCACGAAGTTTGAGCAACCGAGCAAGCTTCGCCGACCGCGCGAAACTCGACGAATACCTAACCAGTGTGCGTGAAGTCGAAAAACGAATCGAACGCCTGCGGACTCATCAAAACAAAGCTGTCGAGCGATCTCAACAATCCGGTCAACCGCTCGTCACGATGAAGCGTCCCGACAACGGACTGCCCGAAGATATTCGCGAACACATGAAACTCATGTGCGACATCATCGCAATGGCGTTTCAAACGGACAAAACTCGCGTGGCGACGCTGCTGATGTGCCGTGACATTTCCGGGTTGTTCTATCCGTTCCTCAACGTCCGCAAAGCCCACCATTCCGGCTCGCACGATGATCGATCCGACGATTGGGAAAAAGTCTCGCGATACTATTGCAGTCAGGTGGCCTATCTCGCGAATCGACTGGACTCAATGCCCGAAGGCGACGGTACCGTACTGGACCATTCCAGCCTGTTGTTCCTGAACAACATGTGGTCTGGCAGCCGACACGACTCAAGCAAAGTTCCGCTATTCACCGTCGGCAGTTTAGGCGGCACTTTGGAGACCGGCCGAGTGCTCGACTACAGCGATCGTGGAGACGAAAACCGTAAACTCTGTAGTTTGTATCTCGGACTCATGAACCGCATGGGTTTACCAGCGAAACAATTCGGCGACGCCGAAAGCCCACTCCAAGGCCTGTAACAAACCATACGCTTCTCTTCTTGTTCATCAGTGTGGAACCGCATATACAATCCTATCGAAACTCTTACCAACGGTGAGAGAAGGCCCGTCACACGCAACGACGTCGCCCTGAAACACTCATGATCGGACTCGTTCCGATCTGCCGTATACCTCTTCCACGCCTCTTCGGATTCGGTTGTATTTCTCGAATCGTCCGTTACGATGGTGGGGCACAATCGTTTGTGCTACTCACGAAAGGGGCATTTGGTGGCCACAACTCTGAGTCAGGTAGCCCAGAAGGCGGGCGTCAGTGTTTCGGTGGCGTCCCGATCTCTGAATGGCCATGCGAAGGCGTACCGCATCAGCGATGCCACGGTTTCGCGAGTGAAAGCCGCCGCC
This portion of the Thalassoroseus pseudoceratinae genome encodes:
- a CDS encoding serine hydrolase domain-containing protein; this translates as MKQTTMKRRTFLQSGLALLAGSRLSAAWNEDQLQRAGDVLAKAAVNGEVESSAVYVQHGDRVFSRVYGNAPNTDAMFLLASISKTIAIAAVMTLFDEGRFELDEPVQKYLPKFRGAGREKITVRQLMTHVSGLPDQLPENAKLRAAHSPLSAFVSAAIETPLLFEPGTKYSYSSMAILLATEIAQRVSGKSIAELTQERIYQPLRMSRSAMGLGEFKLSDVVMNQVDRAAPESGAGDPTTKSWDWNSLYWRKMGAPWGAAHGSAEDVAKFLHEFLHPTGKILKPETITLMTSNQNPGKLRPRGLGFDLGRIGKTPHLSPKTFGHTGSTGTICWADPTTDSICVVLTTLPHRAVSPHPRDIVSSQIAKTIHA
- a CDS encoding DUF1592 domain-containing protein; its protein translation is MRLIPLLRWLFPLVLPLFISAQLQAEDTVDKSKQLETEFRQTVKPFLESFCLDCHGEVDPEAKLDLSGYDSLADVTKSHQTWKEILDRVTANEMPPEEFSPQPTNAQRESITKWVRSVREHESTRNAGDPGPVLVRRLNNAEYNYTIRDLTGVDVRPTQTFPVDPANEAGFDNSGESLTMSPALMGKYLEAARMVAEHMVLTPSDFRLASHPVVTETDRDKYCVNRIVDFYANQPTNLADYFFVCWQNSVDAQKTELIELAKQSELSVRYTQLVWKTLHAEPAFGPLRVLQERFHRIPADATPKVARRHCDRMRDYVQNIRPKLSKTFENLKIADVHKGSQSLVLWKNEQYAANRRRFDPEQLIPPDREKPKGTPPELVLPEDADKHQQFIASVEEFCSVFPDAFYISERGRDYLGVPKEKQEKGRLLSAGFHSMMGYFRDDAPLCELILDEHQHAELDRLWQELDFITFAPRRQYLGFLWFERTDSRFMRDPEFDFARAENKNAASTEMIESLSKLYLAKAGKPGGDPVALKAIADYFRNIDRQIQWVETTRETAEPAHRKTLLEFAADAWRRELTPAEKEQIVAFYETLRETDGLDHVNAMRDSVVSILMSPHFLYRTDLISIGEGHRELTNFELANRLSFFLWSSAPDEELRSSSRNLNDAPTLRWQFRRMLQDERIAGLSTEFMTNWLDIRRFEEHNSVDRNRFPQFTDELRQAMFEEPVYFFTDLLNNDGSILELLNARHTFVNPVLAKHYGMTKNMSASAPSWQRIDQADAYGRGGLLGMSVFLTKNSPGLRTSPVKRGYWVARRLLGENIPPPPPNVPDLPEDETKLGELSLRDVLARHRDHESCAGCHKRFDSLGLAFEGFGPIGEKREIDLGGRPVETSGEFPGGVNGTGLDGVRDYITQHRQAEFVDNFCRKLLAYALGRQLLLTDEPLLADMKQRLHANDYRISSIIEAIVTSQQFRTKRGRQYFLKDD
- a CDS encoding DUF1552 domain-containing protein; the protein is MSQKSHRSNALSRRTVLKGTGVAMALPWLESIPVWGASESASAGSNPFPKRFAALFMACGINGQHWWAKGDGDDMELGKTLTPLEPFKQKLNVISGLFNKNATGVGIHPGQTGNILSGASLQKGAELRGGISVDQFLANHIGHETVQSSLVLGCEQPVTGYHETNFSMAYSSHISWQNATSPVPMEVYPSLAFDSLVENRGLKRNQSVLDRIQEQARSLSNRASFADRAKLDEYLTSVREVEKRIERLRTHQNKAVERSQQSGQPLVTMKRPDNGLPEDIREHMKLMCDIIAMAFQTDKTRVATLLMCRDISGLFYPFLNVRKAHHSGSHDDRSDDWEKVSRYYCSQVAYLANRLDSMPEGDGTVLDHSSLLFLNNMWSGSRHDSSKVPLFTVGSLGGTLETGRVLDYSDRGDENRKLCSLYLGLMNRMGLPAKQFGDAESPLQGL